In the Qipengyuania gelatinilytica genome, TCCTCGCACAGGCCATCTATTCGGGACAGAGCCTGGAACCGCTGACCGAGCTGTGGCTCGAAGTCGCCGATGTCGACGAACTCACCGATCCCGATGCCAAACTTCGCTGGTCAGGCGGGAAGATCTGGGCGCAACCGCTGGCGAGCTGGCTCTTGAGCCGACCGGGGAACGAGCTTTCGGAACAGGTCGCACCGGAAACCCGCGATGAGGTCCGCCGCAAAGTTTCCCACCTCATTCGCGGACGCTGGTTCGAACCGCCCTTCTCCGGTCTGGGTTTTTCCAAGCTCTTGCACCGAGCCTTTGCGGCGATGTCCGAGACCACGCCCGAGGCACCGCTGCTGCCGCCGCACCATCCGCTCGACCTGTATGTCACCGCAACCGACTTCCACGGCTATTTGGAGCTGCTGCATCTTCACAGTCCCCCGGTCGTCGAGGACAGCGAACATCGCATGCCCATCGCTATCCGGCGAAAGACGCCCGAGACTGGCGGACAGAACCTTTCAGACCCGATGGAACTCGTCTTCGCCGCCCGAGCCACTGCGAGCTTCCCCGGGGCTTTCCCCCCGCTGAAGGTCGAGGAAATCGACCGCCTCGCGCAAGAGACCGGGCAAGGCTGGGCGTCGCGGGAGGAATTCCTCGACCGCATCATGCCGGTCCACGTCATGCGCGACAGTGTCGACAGCGTCTCGCTGATCGACGGTTCGGTGCTGGTCAACAAGCCTTTTTCCGGTGCGATGGCGGCGCTGCGCGGAAGGCCTGCCCAGCGCGAGGTCGACCGACGCTTCGTCTATGTCGATCCCCGCCCCGACCGCTTCGGTGAATGGGAGGCGCGCGGGAGGCGCGACGTCGGCTTCTTTTCCGCTATCTTCGGTTCGCTTTCGGCGATCCCCCGCGAACAACCCATTCGCGACAACCTCGAACAGCTCGAAGAGCAGAGCCGCGAGGCAGAGCGGCTTTCGCGTATCGTTGCAGCGCTACGACCAGAGGTGGAACGTGCGGTCGAAAAGCTTTTCGGCTTCACCCTCTTTCTCGACAGCCCGACACCGAAACGGCTCAAGGCCTGGCGCCAGAAAGCGCAGCAGGCAGCCGCCGAGCAGGCAGGATACGCATTCCACTCCTACGCCCAGGCGAAGCTCAGCGGCATCGTCGCGCGCATCGCGAAGCTCGCCTGGGATGCCGCGCCGTCACTTCACCTCGCCTCTCCGGCCCCTATCGAAGAGGTGCTGCGCGAAGAGCTCCGCCGGCGCGGGATCGATCCGATCAGCCACGAGAACGCCGGGGCGACGCCCGATGCGATCCGGTTCTTCAGGGAACACGACATCGGTTTCCGGATCCGCCGGCTGCGCCTGCTCGCGCGGCGGTTAGCCCGCGACTGGGAGGCAGACCCGGACATTTCGGACGCTGCGCTCGAAACGGGTCGGGACGCGGTCTACAAGATCCTCGCGCTGTATTTCGAGAAGGAAAGCCTTGCCTCGCTTGGTGACGACTTCGCAGGGAAGGCCGAAAGTGTCCTTGCCGATCCGGGAAGCCTACTCGACCATATCGAAGCCAAGCGCCTGCTGCCCGATGCCGACGATCGTACGGAGGAAATGCTCGCCGAGTTGCTGGCCGCCATGCCCGCCAATCTGAAGCGGCGGATGTTGTTCGCCTATCTCGGTTTCCCGTTCTACGATGTCGCCACCCTGCCACTGCTTCGCAACGAAGGCCTGACCGAGTTCGACCCGGTCAAGGTCGACCGGATCAGTCCGGACGACGCGCGCAGCATCCGCGAAGGCGGCTCACAGGCTACCTTGCGCGGGGTTGAATTTTACAATTTCGGGGCGTTCTTCAGCCGTTCCTATCGCGAGAACGATTACCTCTGGGGCCGCCTGCACGGCGCAGAACGCATGATCGACCTTGTCTGCTCGACCACCGAGGAGCCGCTGGGCGATGAGGCCTGTCGCAACTTCAAGCGTTCGGCCTTCCTCGCCATACTCGACGAGGAAGTCGACGCCGGTCGCTGCGACAAGGGTCTTATCGAAGGTATCCGGGCAGAGGTCCTCGATAGGATGCGGTGAGGGTCAGCCCCCCAGCGCACCCTTGATCTTGTCGAAAAAACCTCGGCTTTCGGGGCACTCGTCACCGGTTTCGGTCTCGCGGAACTGCTCGAGCAGCGCACGCTGTTCCTTGCTGAGCTTGGTCGGCGTCTCGACCGAAATCTCGACCACCATGTCCCCGCGGCCGCGGCCTTGGAGCACGGGCATGCCCGCTCCGCGTTGGCGCAGCTGCTTGCCCGACTGGATGCCGGCCGGAATTTCGAGCGTCAGTTCCTCGCCATCGATGCCCGGGATCTCGATCGATCCGCCAAGCGCTGCCTTGGTAAAGCTGATCGGGACGCGCGTGGCGAGCGTCGTGCCCTCGCGCTGGAAGATCTCGTGCGGCTTAACATGGACGAAGATGTAGAGATCGCCCGCAGGCGCGCCGCGCGGTCCCGCCTCGCCCTTGCCCGACAAGCGAATTCGCGTGCCGGTGTCGACACCGGGCGGGATATCGACTTCGAGCTTCTGCGGGACATCGACACGCCCTTCCCCGCGGCAGTCGCGGCACGGGCTGGTGATGATCTCGCCGGCCCCGTGACAGTTCGGGCATGGCCGTTCGACCACAAAGAAACCCTGCTTCGCGCGGACATTGCCCTGTCCGCCACACAGGTTGCAGGTGCGCGCATGCGTGCCGGGCGTGGCGCCCGAACCATGGCAGGTATCGCAGGCCTTGCTGACCTCGATCTCGATATCAGTCGCCTTGCCGTGGAAGGCCTCTTCCAGCCCGATTTCCAAGTCATAGCGAAGGTCGGCCCCGCGACGTGGACGCGCGCGCCCGCCGCCGCCAAAGGCCGAACCGAAAATGGTCTCGAAGATATCTCCGATATCGCCGAAATCCGCATTGCCGTGCGACCCGCCAGCGCCATTCTGGAATGCCGCATGGCCATACTGGTCGTAGGCCGCCCGCTTCTGCGGGTCCTTCAGACAGTCATAGGCGACACTGATCGCCTTGAACCTGGCCTCGCTCTCGGTGCAGCCCGGGTTCTTGTCCGGATGATGCTTCATCGCGAGCTTGCGATAGGCACTCTTGATCGTCGTCCCATCGGCATCGCGGCTCACGCCAAGCAGTTCGTAAAAATCGACTTCGGTAGCTGACATGCTGTCCCCCGCCCAAAACCTAACCCCCACCGGCGCGGATTTGCACCGGTGGGGGCATGGTTTTCATCAGGCGTCTCAGTTCTTCGCGTCTTCGTCGACTTCGGAGAATTCGGCGTCGACCACCTCTTCATCCGACGAGCTGTCCGAACCGGCGTCGCCGCCTTCCGGAGCATCCGAAGCGGCATTCGCCTGCTCCTGCTCGTAAATCGACTGGCCCATCTTCATCGCGCTCTGCGACAATTCCTGGGCCTTGGCGTTGATGTCTGCTGCATCATCGCCTTCCAGCGCGGTCTTGAGCGCTGCGACCTTCTCTTCGACTTCGCTCTTCAACGAAGCGTCGATCTTGTCGCCATGCTCTTCAAGCTGCTTTTCGGTCGCGTGGACGAGGCTGTCGGCCTGGTTGCGGGCCTCGGCACCTTCGCGGCGCTTCTTGTCCTCGTCGGCAAACTTCTCCGCGTCCTGCACCATCTGGTCGATGTCGGCGTCCGACAAACCACCCGATGCCTGGATGCGGATCTGCTGCTCCTTACCGGTGCCCTTGTCCTTTGCCGACACGTTGACGATGCCGTTGGCGTCGATGTCGAAAGTGACTTCGATCTGCGGCACGCCGCGCGGCGCTGGCGGGATACCGACCAGGTCGAACTGGCCGAGCAGCTTGTTGTCCTGAGCCATCTCGCGCTCGCCCTGGAACACGCGGATCGTCACCGCCTGCTGGTTGTCCTCGGCAGTCGAGTAGGTCTGGCTCTTCTTGGTCGGGATCGTGGTGTTACGATCGATCATCTTGGTCATGATGCCGCCGAGCGTTTCGATACCCAGCGAAAGCGGGGTCACGTCGAGCAGCAGCACGTCCTTGACGTCGCCCTGAAGGACGCCGGCCTGGATGGCAGCACCCATGGCCACGACTTCATCGGGGTTAACGCCGGTGTGCGGCTTCGAACCGAAGAAAGCTTCCACGGTTTCGCGGACCTTGGGCATGCGGGTCATACCGCCGACCATGATCACTTCGTCGATCTCGTCCTTCGAAACGCCTGCGTCGGCCAGTGCCTTCTTGCAGGGCTCGAGCGTGCGCTTGATCAGGTCGCCAACCATCTTTTCGAGGTCTGCGCGGCTGATCGTTTCGACAAGATGCAGCGGGGTGGACGAACCACCTTCCATGCGTGCGGTGATGAAGGGCAGGTTCACTTCCGTGGTCTGCGCCGAGCTCAATTCGATCTTGGCCTTTTCGGCTGCTTCCTTGAGGCGCTGCAGAGCGAGCTTGTCGCTCTTAAGGTCCATGTTTTCCTTCTTCTGGAACTGCGCAGCGAGCCATTCGACGATTGCGCTGTCGAAGTCTTCACCGCCCAGGAAGGTATCGCCATTGGTCGACTTCACTTCGAAGACGCCATCGCCGATTTCCAGGATCGAAATATCGAAGGTACCGCCGCCAAGGTCGTAAACGGCGATGGTCTTGCCGTCTTCCTTGTCGAGGCCATAGGCGAGCGCAGCCGCAGTCGGCTCGTTGATGATGCGCAGGACTTCGAGACCGGCGATCTGGCCGGCGTCCTTGGTCGCCTGGCGCTGGGCGTCGTTGAAGTAAGCCGGAACGGTGATGACCGCCTGCTTCACGTCTTCGCCGAGATAGCTTTCTGCGGTTTCCTTCATCTTCTGGAGAATGAAGGCCGAGATCTGCGACGGGCTGTATTCTTCGCCACCAGCTTCGACCCATGCGTCGCCATTCTTGCCCTTGACGATGTCATAGGGGACGAGATCCATGTCCTTCTTGGTCATCGGATCGTCGAAACGGCGGCCAATGAGGCGCTTGATCGCGAACAGCGTGTTGTCGGGATTGGTGACTGCCTGACGCTTGGCCGGCTGGCCGATAAGGCGCTCGTTATCCTTGGTGAAGGCAACGATCGAGGGCGTCGTGCGCGCGCCTTCGGAATTTTCGATGACCTTGGGCTTGCCGCCGTCCATCACGGCGACGCAGCTGTTGGTGGTGCCGAGGTCGATACCGATTACTTTGCTCATGGTTTCCCCATCTGTTTCAAATCGTTGGACGCCGCTCAGTTGATTTCCCATCCAAGGCGAAACCGGTCGGCAGCTCGAAAAAAACGGTGTATTACCCCGGCGATATAGGTGCGGTTTTCCTTGGCACAAGGGATGCACGTCGCTAGTTTTTGCACCCTGACACACGAGGGGGAATTTCTAGATGAAGAAGCCGTTTTACGCCGCGATCCTGCTTGCCGGAGCATCGCTCGGGCTGGCATCCTGCGGCGGACAGCAGGAAGAAGCAGCGCCGGCAGAGCAGGCCGACGTGATCGAAGGGATCGAGGTTACCGACGCGCGCCTCGTGCTTCCGCCAGTCGCGGGCAATCCGGCAGCGATCTACTTCACGCTGAAGAACAATGGCGACCGCAACATCGCATTCCGCAACGCCGAGGTGGAAAAGGCCGGTAACGCCGAAATCCACGACATGATGGAATGGGACTTCGAAATGGTCATGGGCGAAGCGCCGCCGGTGATGGTGGAAAGGGGCAGCACGGTTGCCTTCGAGCCGGGCGGAAAGCACGTGATGGCATTCGATCTCGAAGAAGGCTTCGGTGAAGGCGACACGACGACCGTAACCCTGATCGCCGCGGGAAGCCGCCGCCATTCGTTCGAAGCGACCGCACAGGCCGCCGGGGATGATCGCTGATCGAACCACGCGATACACTCGGGGTCGAAAGCCATGACGAGCCTGTCCCGCCGGCGTGTCCGGTGGGCGGGCAAAGGCCCCTGACCCCGGGTGAAATTGCTCTAGCCCGGACCGTTTTCGGGGACGCTATCGATTACAGCCTGGTCACGATCAGGCGCCGCAAGTGGTTTCCGTTCCAACCGACCCGGGTAACGATGGCCCCGCGCGGTCACCTGCATTTTCACCCGAAGTCGACCAACTACTGCGAAGATTTCTCGAAAGAGAGCGTCATCCGCCAGGGCCTGCTGATCCACGAGCTCGTCCACGTCTGGCAGACCCAGACGCGGGGCAGCTTGTATCTCGTGACGCACCGCATGCCATGGGCGCGGTATGACTACAGCCTCAAGCCCGGCTGGCCGCTCGAACGCTATGGGATCGAGCAACAGGCGGAGATCGTGAAGCACGCCTTCTGGCTGCGGAACGGCGTCAAGCTGGCTGGCGCCGCAGATGTCAAAGCATATGATCTGCTCGTCAGGTTTGCGGGGGCAACGCCTGCCTAGTCGTATGTCACACCCGGGAGTCCCTCGCCGCCTTCGGCAATGAACCGGTCGATGCGCGCTTCGAGCGCAGGAAGTGGCACGGAACCTAGCGACAGGACGACATCGTGGAACTTGCGGATGTCGAAGTCTTCGCCCAGCGCTTCTTCCGCCTTCTCCCGCACTGCCCGCATCCGCATTTCGCCGAGCTTGTAGGCAAGCGCCTGACCGGGCCAGCTGATATAGCGGTCGATCTCCGTTTCCACTTCGCGGTCCGACAGAGCCGTATGGCTGGAGAGATAATCGATCGCCTGCTCGCGGCTCCAGCCATAATGGTGGATACCGGTATCGATCACGAGCCGAGCAGCGCGCCACATCTCGTAGGACAGCTGGCCGAAGCGTTCATAAGGCGTGCGATAGATGCCCATCTCGTTGCCGAGATACTCTGTGTAGAGACCCCAGCCCTCGCCGAAGCCCGAGAAATAGGTTTGCCGACGGAAGCGCGGCGCATCCTCGCGTTCGAGTGCAATCGCTGCCTGGAAGGAATGGCCCGGCGCGCATTCGTGCATGGTGAGCGCGGGGATGTTGTAGACCGGACGCGAAGGCAGGTCGTGCGTGTTGATCTGGCAGAATTCCAGACCGCCCCTGCCCGCCGTGTAGAACGGAGCAATCGCCGGATCGACCGGTCGCAGGCCGTGCCGATACCGGGGGAGGAAGCCGAAATATTCGCCCAGCTTGTCGTCGACGCGCTTGGCCGTGTAGGCGGCGACGCCCATCAGTTCATCCGGCGTATCTGCAACGAATTGCGGATCGGTGCGTAAGAAGGTGATGAACTCCTGAAGAGTGCCCTCAAAACCAGCATCGGCCTTGGCAACTTCCATTGCCGCGGTGATGCGCGCGACTTCCGACAGCCCGATCTGATGGATTTCCTCGGCGCTCAGGTCGAGGGTCGTGTATTCGCGGATCTGCTGCGCGTAATAGGCCTCGCCATCGGGAAACTCGCTCGCGCCGAGGCTGGTGCGAGTGTTTGCGAGATATTCGTCACGGAAGAAGTTCAGCCAGTCGGCGTAGGCAGGTGTCACGCTTTCGCGGATAGCCGCCCGGCCCGCTGCCAGCAGACGCTCGCGATCCTGCTCGAAAAAGCTCGAGGGCATAGCGGCAAACGGCCGCCAGAAGGGACTGTCTTCAGGATCCTCGACCACATAGGCCGCAATCGAAACGTCACGTCCTTCGAGCGATACACGCGGTACCGAGAACCCGCGTTCCAGACCGGCGCGCGCATTGGCAGTGTGCTCGGCGAAATATCGGGGCAGATCGTTCAGCCGGCCGATATAGGCTTCATAGTCCTCGACCGAACCGAAGCCCCCGCCGGGCGCGAGATAAGACCAGAAATTGCTGTCGCTGTTGAACGGCATTTCCCACTCGGAGAACTGCGCGTCGCCGATCTCGGTTTCGAGCAGCGTCCGCAGGACCAGAGCATCGGTCTTCGCATCGCTGCTGAAGCCTTCGCCTTCGAGCGCGTCGAGGCGCGCGAGGAACTGCCGGTATTGCGCAGCGCGGGTGCGCCAGGCTTCCGGGGTGACCGACCACAGCGCATCGCCCTGCCGCGAGGCCCCGCTCTCGCTCTCCACGTAACCGAAACTGGCTAAGCGGTAATCTTGGTACTCATCCGCCAGCTCGGCGAGCCGCTCGTCTGCAGTCTCCTGCGCGGCCAGCGGCATGGAAAAGGCAGAGGCGGCAAGGACCGCCGCTCCGAAAAAGGCAGTCCTCATCACTTCTCTCCCAAAGCGTGGATCAATCGGGCTTCTTCGCGACCCCGACCATGGCCGGGCGCAGCAGGCGATCCTTGATCATGTAACCGGCCTGCATTTCCTGCACGATGGTACCCGGCTCGACCTCGTCGGTGGGCACTTCCATCATGGCCTGGTGCTGGTTGGGATCGAGCGGCATGCCCTTGGCGGCGATCCGCGTGATGCCATTCTGGTTGAAGACCTTCTCCAGCTCTCGCTGCGTGGCTTCGATACCGGCGATGAAGCCCTTGAGCTTGTCATCTTCGCGTTGTTCAGCCGGGATCGCGTCGAGCGCGCGAGCAAGATTGTCGGCAACGCTCAGGATGTCGCGGGCAAAACCGGTCGCGGCGTAATTGCGCGCGTCCTGCACGTCCTTTTCCATGCGGCGGCGCACGTTCTGCGTTTCTGCGCGGGCGTAGAGCACTTCCTGCTTGGCATTCTCGAGGTCGCCACGAAGGCTTGCCAGAGCTTCGTCCAGCGCCTCGGCAGCGGTATCTTCATCTTCGCCGCCATCGTCGCGCAAATGCTCGGGCACGCCTTCCATCTCGCGCGCTACTTCTTCGTCGACCGCTTTATCCTGCGGTTCGTTAGTGTTTTCGTTGTTCACCTGGAAACCCTGTCATCCAATACGCTTGCCCAATGATCGGGCCGTGAAGTCAACCATGGGGACAACACGAGCGTAATTCAACCGAGTCGGGCCGATCACACCCAATACACCGACCACTTTTCCGTCGCGGTCACGGTAGGGCGAAGCAATCACCGAAGAGCCGGACAGTGAGAACAACCGGTTCTCGCTTCCGATGAAGATCCGCATGGCTTCCGCCTCGCGGGCGGATTCGAGGAGGCTCGAAACCGACTGCCTGTTTTCGAGGTCGTCGAGAAGCGAGCGGACGCGCTCGATATCGGACAATGCGCTTTCGTCGAGCAGGTTGGCCTGCCCGCGCACGATCAGGACAGGGCGGCTCGATGCGTCTTCGGTCCACGTCGCAATGCCCCGCGCGACGAGGTCCCTGCTCGCTTCGTCCAGAGCGCTGCGTCCGCTGGCGATTTCCTGTTCGATAAGCTTGGCGGCCTCGGCCAGCGTGCGTCCCTGCGCCTTGGCTGTGAGGAAATTGCTGGCCTGTTCGAGAGATGTGCCCAGTGCCTCCGCAGGCAGCGCCAGGATGCGGTTCTCGACATTGCCGTCCTCTCCGACGAGTACCGCCAGCACGCGGTTCGCGTCGAGCGCGGTGAGCGAAACCTGCGAGAGGCGCGGTTCGCGACGTGGCACCATGACCATACCCGCTGCGCCCGAAAGGTCCGACAGCAGTGCGCTTGTCTGCTCCAGCGCCCGTTCGATCGGCCCGGGCTGCGCGATCCGTTGTTCGATAGCCGCACGTTCCTCGGCCGTAGGCTCCGCCACCTGCATCATGGCATCCACGAACAGGCGCAAGCCGCTGTCGGTCGGCATTCGCCCGGCGCTTGTATGCGGCGCTGCAAGGAGCCCGCGCTGCTCCAGCTCGGCCAGGACAGAACGGATCGACGCAGGCGAGAGGTTCACACCGCCCTCCCCCGCCAGCGCTTTCGAACCGACGGGAGAACCGCTTTCCAGATAGCCTTCGACCACGAGACGGAAGATCTCACGGGCGCGGTCGGACAAATCGGTGAGAGGTGGTGCGTTCATGTGCCCTATCTAGCTGCTCCCCTTGCGGCCTCAAGGGGCTTGCTCCAAAGCCCGCACCAGAGATTCGACTGCATTGGAGATACAAATGCGACCTTCAGGACGCGCGCCCGACGAAATGCGCGCCATTACGATCGAGACCGGATACACCAAACACGCCGAGGGCAGCTGCCTCATCAGCTTTGGCGAAACCCGCGTGCTGTGCACGGCATCGGTCGAAGAACGCATCCCGCCGTGGCTTCGCGGCAAGGGTGAAGGCTGGGTCACGGGCGAATATTCGATGCTCCCGCGCGCCACGCACACCCGCGGCCAGCGTGAAGCCGCCAAGGGCAAGCAGAGCGGACGGACGCAGGAAATCCAGCGCCTTATTGGCCGTAGCTTGCGCGCCGTGGTGGACATGAAGAAGCTGGGCGAGCGCCAGATCACGCTCGATTGCGACGTCATCCAGGCAGATGGCGGCACCCGCACGGCCTCGATTTCCGGCGCTTGGGTAGCCCTGCGACTGGCCGTGAACGAGCTGATGAAGTCGGGCGACATCGTCGAAGATCCGATCACCGCAAAGGTCGCCGCGATTTCTTGCGGTATCTACAACGGCACGCCGGTGCTCGATCTCGACT is a window encoding:
- a CDS encoding patatin-like protein, with the protein product MRQKELRIALICYGGVSLAVYMHGVTRELWQLARASRDYHSGAGPRGGVHDVYRELLEHIETEQGLRLRVLPDIASGASAGGINAVFLAQAIYSGQSLEPLTELWLEVADVDELTDPDAKLRWSGGKIWAQPLASWLLSRPGNELSEQVAPETRDEVRRKVSHLIRGRWFEPPFSGLGFSKLLHRAFAAMSETTPEAPLLPPHHPLDLYVTATDFHGYLELLHLHSPPVVEDSEHRMPIAIRRKTPETGGQNLSDPMELVFAARATASFPGAFPPLKVEEIDRLAQETGQGWASREEFLDRIMPVHVMRDSVDSVSLIDGSVLVNKPFSGAMAALRGRPAQREVDRRFVYVDPRPDRFGEWEARGRRDVGFFSAIFGSLSAIPREQPIRDNLEQLEEQSREAERLSRIVAALRPEVERAVEKLFGFTLFLDSPTPKRLKAWRQKAQQAAAEQAGYAFHSYAQAKLSGIVARIAKLAWDAAPSLHLASPAPIEEVLREELRRRGIDPISHENAGATPDAIRFFREHDIGFRIRRLRLLARRLARDWEADPDISDAALETGRDAVYKILALYFEKESLASLGDDFAGKAESVLADPGSLLDHIEAKRLLPDADDRTEEMLAELLAAMPANLKRRMLFAYLGFPFYDVATLPLLRNEGLTEFDPVKVDRISPDDARSIREGGSQATLRGVEFYNFGAFFSRSYRENDYLWGRLHGAERMIDLVCSTTEEPLGDEACRNFKRSAFLAILDEEVDAGRCDKGLIEGIRAEVLDRMR
- the dnaJ gene encoding molecular chaperone DnaJ codes for the protein MSATEVDFYELLGVSRDADGTTIKSAYRKLAMKHHPDKNPGCTESEARFKAISVAYDCLKDPQKRAAYDQYGHAAFQNGAGGSHGNADFGDIGDIFETIFGSAFGGGGRARPRRGADLRYDLEIGLEEAFHGKATDIEIEVSKACDTCHGSGATPGTHARTCNLCGGQGNVRAKQGFFVVERPCPNCHGAGEIITSPCRDCRGEGRVDVPQKLEVDIPPGVDTGTRIRLSGKGEAGPRGAPAGDLYIFVHVKPHEIFQREGTTLATRVPISFTKAALGGSIEIPGIDGEELTLEIPAGIQSGKQLRQRGAGMPVLQGRGRGDMVVEISVETPTKLSKEQRALLEQFRETETGDECPESRGFFDKIKGALGG
- the dnaK gene encoding molecular chaperone DnaK, producing MSKVIGIDLGTTNSCVAVMDGGKPKVIENSEGARTTPSIVAFTKDNERLIGQPAKRQAVTNPDNTLFAIKRLIGRRFDDPMTKKDMDLVPYDIVKGKNGDAWVEAGGEEYSPSQISAFILQKMKETAESYLGEDVKQAVITVPAYFNDAQRQATKDAGQIAGLEVLRIINEPTAAALAYGLDKEDGKTIAVYDLGGGTFDISILEIGDGVFEVKSTNGDTFLGGEDFDSAIVEWLAAQFQKKENMDLKSDKLALQRLKEAAEKAKIELSSAQTTEVNLPFITARMEGGSSTPLHLVETISRADLEKMVGDLIKRTLEPCKKALADAGVSKDEIDEVIMVGGMTRMPKVRETVEAFFGSKPHTGVNPDEVVAMGAAIQAGVLQGDVKDVLLLDVTPLSLGIETLGGIMTKMIDRNTTIPTKKSQTYSTAEDNQQAVTIRVFQGEREMAQDNKLLGQFDLVGIPPAPRGVPQIEVTFDIDANGIVNVSAKDKGTGKEQQIRIQASGGLSDADIDQMVQDAEKFADEDKKRREGAEARNQADSLVHATEKQLEEHGDKIDASLKSEVEEKVAALKTALEGDDAADINAKAQELSQSAMKMGQSIYEQEQANAASDAPEGGDAGSDSSSDEEVVDAEFSEVDEDAKN
- a CDS encoding copper chaperone PCu(A)C, with the protein product MKKPFYAAILLAGASLGLASCGGQQEEAAPAEQADVIEGIEVTDARLVLPPVAGNPAAIYFTLKNNGDRNIAFRNAEVEKAGNAEIHDMMEWDFEMVMGEAPPVMVERGSTVAFEPGGKHVMAFDLEEGFGEGDTTTVTLIAAGSRRHSFEATAQAAGDDR
- a CDS encoding vgr related protein, giving the protein MGGQRPLTPGEIALARTVFGDAIDYSLVTIRRRKWFPFQPTRVTMAPRGHLHFHPKSTNYCEDFSKESVIRQGLLIHELVHVWQTQTRGSLYLVTHRMPWARYDYSLKPGWPLERYGIEQQAEIVKHAFWLRNGVKLAGAADVKAYDLLVRFAGATPA
- a CDS encoding DUF885 domain-containing protein; the protein is MRTAFFGAAVLAASAFSMPLAAQETADERLAELADEYQDYRLASFGYVESESGASRQGDALWSVTPEAWRTRAAQYRQFLARLDALEGEGFSSDAKTDALVLRTLLETEIGDAQFSEWEMPFNSDSNFWSYLAPGGGFGSVEDYEAYIGRLNDLPRYFAEHTANARAGLERGFSVPRVSLEGRDVSIAAYVVEDPEDSPFWRPFAAMPSSFFEQDRERLLAAGRAAIRESVTPAYADWLNFFRDEYLANTRTSLGASEFPDGEAYYAQQIREYTTLDLSAEEIHQIGLSEVARITAAMEVAKADAGFEGTLQEFITFLRTDPQFVADTPDELMGVAAYTAKRVDDKLGEYFGFLPRYRHGLRPVDPAIAPFYTAGRGGLEFCQINTHDLPSRPVYNIPALTMHECAPGHSFQAAIALEREDAPRFRRQTYFSGFGEGWGLYTEYLGNEMGIYRTPYERFGQLSYEMWRAARLVIDTGIHHYGWSREQAIDYLSSHTALSDREVETEIDRYISWPGQALAYKLGEMRMRAVREKAEEALGEDFDIRKFHDVVLSLGSVPLPALEARIDRFIAEGGEGLPGVTYD
- the grpE gene encoding nucleotide exchange factor GrpE, producing the protein MNNENTNEPQDKAVDEEVAREMEGVPEHLRDDGGEDEDTAAEALDEALASLRGDLENAKQEVLYARAETQNVRRRMEKDVQDARNYAATGFARDILSVADNLARALDAIPAEQREDDKLKGFIAGIEATQRELEKVFNQNGITRIAAKGMPLDPNQHQAMMEVPTDEVEPGTIVQEMQAGYMIKDRLLRPAMVGVAKKPD
- the hrcA gene encoding heat-inducible transcriptional repressor HrcA produces the protein MNAPPLTDLSDRAREIFRLVVEGYLESGSPVGSKALAGEGGVNLSPASIRSVLAELEQRGLLAAPHTSAGRMPTDSGLRLFVDAMMQVAEPTAEERAAIEQRIAQPGPIERALEQTSALLSDLSGAAGMVMVPRREPRLSQVSLTALDANRVLAVLVGEDGNVENRILALPAEALGTSLEQASNFLTAKAQGRTLAEAAKLIEQEIASGRSALDEASRDLVARGIATWTEDASSRPVLIVRGQANLLDESALSDIERVRSLLDDLENRQSVSSLLESAREAEAMRIFIGSENRLFSLSGSSVIASPYRDRDGKVVGVLGVIGPTRLNYARVVPMVDFTARSLGKRIG
- the rph gene encoding ribonuclease PH translates to MRPSGRAPDEMRAITIETGYTKHAEGSCLISFGETRVLCTASVEERIPPWLRGKGEGWVTGEYSMLPRATHTRGQREAAKGKQSGRTQEIQRLIGRSLRAVVDMKKLGERQITLDCDVIQADGGTRTASISGAWVALRLAVNELMKSGDIVEDPITAKVAAISCGIYNGTPVLDLDYPEDSNADADANFVLIEGGKIAEAQATAEGAPYDEEAFLRLLRLAQMGCADIFKAQGEATAK